The nucleotide sequence ATGTCCACCGTTTCGAAGGATCCCCTACCGGTGAATTTGTACGCCTGCGCCATCACTCCCGCGATGGTGCGCACAACAATCAGTACTATTTCGTCTTTCGGTCCCACGGAGTGGTACACATGCTTCACAATCTGCTTCGGCACTCCGCGGATGATTGCGCCCTTGTACATGATGTGGTCAATGACGCATCCCGAGGAGGCAAGCGTGGTGTAGACGGTGGTGCTCGGGTCGCGGGTCATCTTGATAATCACTGGCGACTTAGCGCCGACAGCCAAATCCAGGTTCACCGTCGCCAGCTCGCTGCGAAGCTGAGTGTGGCGGGTCAGAATGTGGTTCACGGTTACGAACTCCAGGTTGCTCAGTGGTCCCCAGTTGCAGTTGTATTCGCGGGGGCGCCTGAGCATCTTCGCGTCGTTGGAGTTCTCCACGGTGTAGAACGCCGAGACGGGCTTCTCCTCGGCGGTGTAGTGTACGTGCAGCGTCGCTGTCTCCGACTTCTGGCCTGGGTAGGTAACCCAGAGGTGGAAGCGGCCGGAAGACTGGTCCACAATCACGGTGTGCGTTCCGAACACCACGCGCAGACCGGTATGCATGACGTTGCCCGTGAAGTACACCTTGTTTTCAGACAGGGTCAGGTACCGCACGTAGTGCGGGAAAATGCCGTTGTTGAAGTCCACAACATCCAAATTGTCGAAATGACGCGCGTAGTCAGCGAACATTTCGTTAACATCCACGAAGCGGCCTTCTGCCGCGTTGGATTCCTCGTCATCCCTGACGAAACGGAAGAAACCGGAACCGGGGTTCTTCTCACGGAAGTTAATCATAGAAGAGCCTCCGTCTGAGTGGCTCAGGTCGGCGCTGATTTCACGCAAGCCATCCGGCTGCTGGGAAATGGTGACCTTGACACACTTGTAGGCCGACACGAACTGAATCTCGTGGTGGCCGAATACCAGCGGATTGAACACCTTAGAGGTATCACTGGGCTTCACAACCGTGACCTTGATGTTGCCAATCTTAGACGTAACCGATTTCACGTCACTGAAATTGAGGTTTTCCAACATCAGTGGGACGGCATCCTTGTTCAGTGCCGGGTAGAGGCGACGACGGAAGGTTACAATGGCGTCAGTAGTCATCTTGTTGTTAGTGTTAATCCTGTCGTGCTTGATACCCTTGGGGACCATGGTGTAAATGTTGTACACGTTGCCTTCGCCCTCCGCGTTACGGAAGACCTGGCGCCACCGGTGTCCGGCTTCAGTCTCCGCCGAAGTCTGGCCGATCTTCaagacacccacgctgaaCTCGTGGTCGTGGTTCAAGAACAACGTCGACATGTTGTGGTAAGTGAAGGCGGCATTTCCAATACGGCCGTCGTGGAAGTCGGCAAGCACCGGAAGCTTCTCAGGGATTATACTATACCACGTGTTCTGCAGGGCATTGCGGAGATCGTTCACGCTGGAAGCAGTTGAGCACTGCACCTTGCTGAGTAGCCTCAACTTGTTGTACAAAATGTTTTCCTCCATGGCGTACAGGTATCTGTCAATGCGGTTGCCCTGGGCAACGAAGTCGTCGACCAACAAGTACTTCTGCGCGCTGCCGGTAATGACTGTGAAAATTGGGTTGCTCGTCTCCTCAAACATGAGCTGCTCGCGTCCCCAAACGAAGACCAAAATGCGACTTTCCGCATTTTGTGGAGTGTACACAACGACGTTATTGGACACCATGAACAGCTCGACATCACCATTTACCATTGGGTCGTTCAGGTTCAGAGTAATCATGCTCTGCACCGGAGTGACACCATCCTTCGTAATGCGATCGAATTCGGCCAAATTGTACTCCTTCAGCAACTTAAACTTTTTGTTCGCATCCACCAGCGTTGCACTGTTTCCGTTAGTCTCGTACAGTTGCATCTCCTTCACACCATCCTGCACCAGAGCAATCACAGTCTTCTTTCCATTTTCAGCCACCAGCACCTGCGTGTTCATCGATGCCTTCAACGTCATCGACTGTTCCTTGCCGATCACGAGGTTTTTGAACCCCAAGCAGGCGCCCAAACTCGGGGTGTAGAGGATCATCCCGTGGCCGACCTGCCCGGCGAGCACATCAGCCTCGTTGTAGTCCATGATGTCCAAGTCGACGAACTTGGCCATGCTGATCCTTTCGTTATGTGGCAAGCTCAAATACTGCACCGGGAGAGCGTGTCTCAGCAAGGAGAACGTATGCTGATCACAGAGTGGCATGTCCGGAGGCACTGACTTTTCCAAAGAGACGCGCGCAGAAATCAGGCCAAACTTTGTGCCGTTGACCGAGGCCAAACTGATCCTGCGCTGGAACTTCTTGTCGATCTCAGTGAACGCCAAGTATGTGTACCCGTCTGCTTCGGCGATTCCCAGGTCGAAGCCGTTGTGGCTACCGTGCACCGCCAACTTCATGATGACCTTCAGGTTTTCCCTCGACAGGGGACGGATCAAGTAGTGCTTCGTCTCGGGGTAGGCAAGCACAACAAGCTCCGACTCAAATGGATGGTCACGGGTGTTGCCGAAGTTGTACGACAGCTCTACGAGTTCCTTGGTGTAGTTAGGCAATGGAAGCGCGGTCTCCAACTTCTCGGGGGAGTCCGTCACCGCGGCAAAGGAGTCAACCACCTCATACTGCGACTCGGCGACGGACAAACATTTGTAGTACGTGTGCGTGGAGTGGGTAGGGAAAACTTCGGCAATGACCACATACTTGATATTTTCGTGTTTCCCCGATTCGAAGAAACGCCAGACGTAGAGGTCGGTGCTTCCAGGCATGAGGGTCATCGGCATCGTACGGAAAATAACGTCACCAATGCTCTCGGTTCCAGCAGAAGGGCTGCGGTTGTAAATGAGATCGTACGTCGACGCCTTGTGGTTGACCATACCAATAGGACAGTTGGATTCCTTGATGTTGAGGGTCTGCTTGACGACTGGCTTGGGGGTGGTCCAGCCGAGGCTGCTCATGACGGTGGCCCAGGTGTCCGAGAGGACGTTACCCTCGCTAGCCACCTGCTTCAACCACCACACCTTCCTTCTGGCGCGGTACAGGCGCATGGAAACACGTTCGCCAAAGCCGTCGAACGACTCGATCAAAACACACAGACGCTTGAGGTCATCCTTGTAAGTCAGGATCGTACGCCTGTCGTATTCACCGTACTCCTGGAGCAGCTGGCTGTAGTACATGACGTCGCCGAGGGTGGGATTGTTGTAGGTGTGGGGAAGCAGGTCCGTATTGACCTGGTAAAGGAGGATGTTGGTACGCTTGTTGACGGTGTCATCATCTTGGGGAGTGGCTTCTATGGCGTCGTGGTGCTTGCGGCTGAACAAGTCGATGTAAATGTACTTGTTTGACAAGATGTCGTCGTTGGTGGCCTTGTTGACCCATGGCACGCACCCCGACTTACGGAAGATGTATGGAATGGCGTGGAAAAACATGCTAACCTTACCACTACCTTTGTTGCGGCCGAAGAACCACAGGAAGGCGTCACAGGGTAGGAATGCGGTGCTCGAGAGTACAACGCCGAGTAGCGCGACTAGCGTAACGAACCGCATTCTGCCGAGCTTCATATCTACACGCTGCGCAAGAATTTACTAATATGCATAGAGTTCAAATGCAGATAGAAGTCCTCAGCGGGACCCTCTCTTATTATCCAATCTTCGGATGGCAAGTCCTTGGGTAAACCGACATGAAAAAATTCATTACATCACACAGGTGTTGACGCTATCGTGAGCAACATTATGATCACAAAATATCATAACACCTGCGCCATGTTTGGAATCACGTTCTTAGTCAACTGCACATATCGCCCGCCAACCTCACCAAGGATACGCCTGACGGTGTGTACCATGTCGGCCCTACTAACGACGACTTCTTCACTCTTCCCCGCATCTTGCGCATCAGTACCATCCTCGCGGCTGTAATTCAGTGGCTTGATTCGGACTGTGCCGGCCGCTACCTCTGACATGCCGACTACCACGGCGAGCTGGGCCCCTGCACGGAATGTCACATGAGGCCGGTGAACTCACTTTTAGCGGTGGCCGCGTCAAATTGCTTGCGTAAATTGGCGCGTGCGTTATAATGGAACTCGGCAGTGACGCCTCCATCCCATAGAAGGGAGCACAGTCGCAGGCGCTCCAGCGCCATGGACTCGTCTCCAACGGTACACACGAACACGTCAGTGATGTCGCTCGAAACGTCGCCGTGGGCAACCACCTTCATCAGGCGTTCTATTCCTACCGACATGCCGACAGATGGCACGTTCCTTCCGGAGAGCATCCCGATCAGGCCGTCGTACCGGCCACCAGCACCGACAGAGCCGACGGAGGCTCCGGTTAGCACAGCCTCGAAAATGACGCCAGTATAGTAGTCCAGTCCTCTAGCTAGACTTAGATCGAAGGAGAGCTCCTCAGCGGTGACGCCGTAGGCCGATAGGTACTGGTTCAGCAGCACCATCTCATCCAGCGCTTCGGTGGCGCCGGCAATGTTTTTCCCGCGCAAAAACGTAACTACATCTAGCATAGGCCCCTTTGTCTCCACGAATTCCTGAAGCGCATTTACCACGCTAACAGACAGCCCCTTCTCACACATCATCTCGTCTCGCACGTTCGCCCACGGCTCCTTGTCAAGCTTGTCGATGGAGCTGCATATCGTGCGATGCATCTCAGAGGGCACGCCGCAGTGGCTCATGATGGCATCCAAAACTACTCGGTGTCCTATTTTGACGTGGAATCCACCGGGGCGGAGCATCCGCAGCACGCGAATGAGTATGAACAGCACCTCGGCGTCGGCCACCATCGGCGGGTGGACGCCCGCGTAGTCCAGATCACACTGCACGAACTCGCGGAACCGGCCGCGGTTAATCTGTGGCTCATCACGGCGGTACACTTTGCCGATCTGGTAGCGCTTCATCTTGTCAATCTTGTTGGAAGCCAGGAATCTGGCAAATGGGACCGTCAGGTCGTACCTCAGTGACAACTGCTCACCGCCGCTGTCTTTCAGATCGAAGATGAGCTTCTGGTCTTCGCCGTATTTGCCCATTAGGGTCTCTCGAAGCTCAAATACCGGGGTGTCAATCTCGCATGCGCCATGCTGCTTGAAAATGGAGCGCACAGCGTCAAGTACAATGGTGCGCACCAGCATCTCCTCGGGCAACGTGTCGACGGTTCCCTTGGGGACCTTCAGCTTGCGCACCTTCTGGTTGCGTGGGATAAGCAGCGTCTCTACACGCGCTGATTGGTGGAGGAGCCGCGGCCCCGCGAGCGAGTTGCACAACACCTGATACGACCTCACGCCGCTGACACCTTCGCCGCCCAAAAGTTCGCGCAAATACGCAGCAACTCCCAAGTTGCCATGCCCTAGAAGCAGCTTGCGATCGCCCGCGTCAGATCCGGCTTTTGCTGCCTCGGCGGACTTGCCCTTGGGCCGCTGCTGCGTTGACAGGATGCTCGTGGATAACGACACACACGCAACGGACATGTCTCCGCACACTCCAGCGAGCTTGTCCAGCTTTTCTAGGTTAACAGACGTGGAATCTAAGCTTGCCAAAGACGACTCGAAACTCTGTATCAGGTTCTCATATTCGGATGAACTGGTATTGACATCCGCCGCGCCTGAGGCGTTCCCGACGCCCGAAGCGTCATCGGAGTGACCGATCTACAGCGCATATAAAACATCGGAGGCTCCTCTCACCTCAGAAGATATCACCTTGAAGCGGTTGCTCAACCCCCTCAGGAGGGACATGTAGCACGTGGCAACAGACGTGAGGCAGCGGCACAAATTGGCCACATGCGACTGCAACGCGAACAACCAGGCGTGTTCGGCGACTTTTTGCGATGCTGTGCAGAGATGAGTGTGGAGGGCCAGATGGCGCAACTAACCTGGGTTGTTCATGCCACCGCAAATGGCAGCAAACATCTCGGAAGTTATCTTGATTACCGCCTTCGAAAGGTGCTCTAGCTCCCCGTTTGCGAGCATGTAGCTGGGGAGAATGAGCTCCAGGCTGGCGTCGCCAGAGTTTGACGACGAGGGGATCAACTTGCTGTCCTCAGTCAGCCATATCAGGTTCCGCGCCACTCCTACGCAGTGTGGGAGCTTCTGGATCTCCGCGCTCGACAAACACTGCGTGGGTATACGCAGGGACTCGCAAGCCAGGCCGACAGCACAGTCGGAGAACTTGGAAAGGGAGCTCAATACCAGGCCAAGCACCGACACCGTTGCAAACAACTCGGTCTGGCCACGGCTCAGCGCAGCGCACTCATCCGCCGTGAGGCCGAGGCTGCTGGCGATCGTTCCGAGCGCGTCCTTGTCGGATCCCGCGGCACCTATTTGTGCGACGCTTGCCAACGTGCGGACCACACCGGAGCTGGGGGTGCTGGCCACCTCACTCGGACCCTCGGCACGCAGATTAAGCGACTCCAAGGCCATGCTCACGTCGAAGGAAGTACGATTCAAGGCATCAAAGAGCTTGAGTATGAACCCGGAGCTTGGTGGCGGCTTCCGACGGACGGCCTTCTGCAGAAGAGCGCAGCATATCATGCGGCCTATAAGAGAATCGCGGTAGCTAGAACCGCGGGCAGCGGCACCCGCCGCCTTGTCAGAAGCTTCAGAACGCCCAATTGACGTCGAAACTGCAACTCCGAGCGTTTTCGCAAGCTCGGGCTCGAGAACCAGCGGACGCTTAGACAGCGCCACGGAGAAGAGCTCCTCCATGGAGAGCATACGCACCGAATTCAGCACAATCTTCGCCATCATGAAGTTAAAGCGCTGTGTAAATATGTCTGCGGAGGGATCGGCGCGATTCCAATGCAAaaaccgccgccggctCTACATATTCTGATACACATCGGCGCGCCACACGCAAGGACGTTCCCGTGGGGGAAATGAGTCTGCTAAATCACTTAAAATGGAGCA is from Babesia bigemina genome assembly Bbig001, chromosome : IV and encodes:
- a CDS encoding histidyl-tRNA synthetase, putative; translation: MAKIVLNSVRMLSMEELFSVALSKRPLVLEPELAKTLGVAVSTSIGRSEASDKAAGAAARGSSYRDSLIGRMICCALLQKAVRRKPPPSSGFILKLFDALNRTSFDVSMALESLNLRAEGPSEVASTPSSGVVRTLASVAQIGAAGSDKDALGTIASSLGLTADECAALSRGQTELFATVSVLGLVLSSLSKFSDCAVGLACESLRIPTQCLSSAEIQKLPHCVGVARNLIWLTEDSKLIPSSSNSGDASLELILPSYMLANGELEHLSKAVIKITSEMFAAICGGMNNPASQKVAEHAWLFALQSHVANLCRCLTSVATCYMSLLRGLSNRFKVISSEIGHSDDASGVGNASGAADVNTSSSEYENLIQSFESSLASLDSTSVNLEKLDKLAGVCGDMSVACVSLSTSILSTQQRPKGKSAEAAKAGSDAGDRKLLLGHGNLGVAAYLRELLGGEGVSGVRSYQVLCNSLAGPRLLHQSARVETLLIPRNQKVRKLKVPKGTVDTLPEEMLVRTIVLDAVRSIFKQHGACEIDTPVFELRETLMGKYGEDQKLIFDLKDSGGEQLSLRYDLTVPFARFLASNKIDKMKRYQIGKVYRRDEPQINRGRFREFVQCDLDYAGVHPPMVADAEVLFILIRVLRMLRPGGFHVKIGHRVVLDAIMSHCGVPSEMHRTICSSIDKLDKEPWANVRDEMMCEKGLSVSVVNALQEFVETKGPMLDVVTFLRGKNIAGATEALDEMVLLNQYLSAYGVTAEELSFDLSLARGLDYYTGVIFEAVLTGASVGSVGAGGRYDGLIGMLSGRNVPSVGMSVGIERLMKVVAHGDVSSDITDVFVCTVGDESMALERLRLCSLLWDGGVTAEFHYNARANLRKQFDAATAKRAQLAVVVGMSEVAAGTVRIKPLNYSREDGTDAQDAGKSEEVVVSRADMVHTVRRILGEVGGRYVQLTKNVIPNMAQVL